A portion of the Actinomycetes bacterium genome contains these proteins:
- a CDS encoding PASTA domain-containing protein — protein sequence MAERPRVTEIGGWETIDRRRHPLAAAIAMGVIIAVFAVALVGLGVAIERGDKRVEVVDIVVPSIVGLSEDEARSLLETAGLIMVVDESPNEVVGTGAVFEQEPIAGAKLEEGSPVTAVVSTGPAGTIVPETVGQQASDAEALLATIGLTSQPVPVFDEDVRPGEVLGSDPAAGRRAPADRVVLLRVSNGPAPRTVPEIADRRAVDVLAELGRLNLIPDDITTETGTDLPGGAVLSIDPVSGTEVPRGSRVNLVVAGSQEDRPTVMPSLAGLLESTASQAASAAGVRVSFRTVDLPVGDSRDGRVIRQGVVAGAELPDTVVVEVVVGLAPPPPTTTAPPEVDDSDETDDP from the coding sequence CGCCGTCGCGCTCGTGGGCCTCGGCGTGGCGATAGAGCGCGGCGACAAGCGTGTCGAGGTGGTCGACATAGTGGTGCCGTCGATCGTGGGCCTGTCCGAGGACGAAGCGCGGAGCCTGCTGGAGACCGCGGGCCTGATCATGGTCGTGGACGAATCACCGAACGAGGTCGTGGGCACCGGAGCCGTGTTCGAACAGGAGCCGATCGCCGGCGCGAAGCTCGAGGAGGGTTCCCCGGTCACAGCCGTTGTGTCGACGGGCCCGGCCGGCACGATCGTGCCCGAGACAGTCGGCCAGCAGGCCAGCGATGCAGAAGCGCTGCTGGCCACCATCGGCCTCACTTCCCAACCCGTGCCCGTGTTCGATGAGGATGTGCGCCCGGGAGAGGTGCTGGGAAGCGACCCTGCTGCCGGTCGGAGGGCACCAGCGGATCGGGTGGTGCTTCTCAGGGTCTCCAACGGTCCAGCGCCGCGCACGGTGCCCGAGATCGCCGATCGTCGCGCGGTGGATGTGCTGGCCGAGTTGGGCCGGCTGAACCTGATCCCGGACGACATCACTACCGAGACCGGCACCGACCTACCCGGCGGCGCCGTCCTGTCGATCGATCCTGTCTCCGGCACGGAGGTGCCGAGGGGGTCACGGGTCAACCTGGTCGTGGCCGGGTCACAAGAGGATCGTCCAACCGTGATGCCGTCGCTCGCGGGGCTGTTGGAGTCGACGGCATCACAAGCCGCATCCGCCGCTGGGGTGCGGGTTTCGTTCCGAACCGTGGACCTCCCGGTCGGTGACAGCCGTGACGGTCGGGTGATCCGCCAGGGAGTGGTGGCAGGTGCCGAGCTACCCGACACCGTCGTGGTTGAGGTCGTGGTCGGACTGGCCCCGCCGCCGCCCACCACCACGGCACCCCCCGAGGTTGATGACTCGGACGAGACGGACGACCCGTAG